A window from Aquabacterium sp. NJ1 encodes these proteins:
- a CDS encoding TetR/AcrR family transcriptional regulator has translation MDAAISDSSPPNKRRYGGVLPEERQRLRRAKLIDGALEVFGTKGFHATTVREVCVAAHLTERYFYESFKTLPQLFLATYAELREQLMALTLASLKQAEPTPLGMLEPAMRVFLEFIRDDPRRGRVMLVDSLGVNDEVAALSGATARDYSAMMRQHLHLLVPKGRAAEINLDLLADGMIGLNVLLASRWMQDGFKEPIDKVVKTNLLPYQGLLALVDHEPKAPKAG, from the coding sequence ATGGACGCAGCAATTTCCGACTCATCCCCCCCGAACAAGCGCCGTTATGGCGGTGTCTTGCCCGAAGAGCGCCAGCGCCTGCGGCGAGCCAAGCTCATCGACGGCGCGCTGGAGGTGTTCGGGACGAAAGGCTTCCACGCCACGACGGTGCGCGAGGTGTGCGTGGCTGCGCACCTGACGGAGCGTTACTTCTACGAGTCCTTCAAGACGCTGCCGCAGCTGTTTCTGGCCACTTACGCCGAATTGCGCGAGCAGTTGATGGCCTTGACGCTGGCCTCGCTCAAGCAGGCCGAGCCCACGCCGCTGGGCATGCTGGAGCCCGCCATGCGCGTGTTCCTGGAGTTCATCCGCGACGACCCACGCCGGGGCCGCGTGATGCTGGTGGATTCGCTGGGCGTGAACGACGAGGTGGCCGCCTTGAGTGGCGCCACGGCGCGCGACTACTCGGCCATGATGCGCCAGCACCTGCACCTGCTGGTGCCCAAGGGCCGCGCCGCCGAGATCAACCTGGACTTGCTGGCCGACGGCATGATCGGCCTGAACGTGCTGCTGGCCTCACGCTGGATGCAGGACGGCTTCAAGGAACCGATCGACAAGGTCGTCAAGACCAACTTGTTGCCGTATCAGGGCTTGCTGGCGCTCGTGGACCACGAACCCAAGGCCCCCAAAGCGGGCTGA
- a CDS encoding NAD(P)/FAD-dependent oxidoreductase — MKPNEFKQPLAAGQGVERHRIIVVGTGFSGLCMGVKLRENGEDDFVLLERAHDVGGTWRDNTYPGCACDVESHLYSFSFEPNPNWSRMYAPQPEIYAYLKHVATKYDLLRHIRFGANITASRYDEARQVWVVKADDGRVFEADVLVSGMGGLSNPAIPSIKGLDSFEGTTFHSATWRHDYDLTGKRVAVIGSGASAIQFVPAIAPKVDHLTYFQRTPPWVVPKMDRPIKPEEKADFNANPWRQKIARTKLYWTLEMRFLAFKFKPEWMKLVAKVGKHRINKAIKDPALRAKLTPDYTPGCKRLLISNEYYPALARTNVEVVTEGIQAITPRGVRTQDGREHEVDAIIFGTGFKVQDPIPPKAVFGKGGADLAEVWKQGAEAYMGITVAGFPNFFMLMGPNTGLGHNSMVFMIESQAHYIVEALKTMKERRIKALEVKPQAQARFVADVQADLKKTVWNSGCKSWYIDDKGRNTTLWPGFTFAYRLKTRRFNLNPYFTERA; from the coding sequence ATGAAGCCGAATGAATTCAAGCAGCCGCTTGCCGCCGGCCAGGGGGTGGAGCGGCACCGCATCATCGTCGTGGGCACGGGATTTTCGGGCCTGTGCATGGGTGTCAAACTCCGTGAAAACGGCGAGGACGACTTCGTGCTGCTGGAGCGTGCCCATGACGTGGGTGGCACCTGGCGCGACAACACTTACCCCGGTTGCGCCTGCGACGTGGAGTCCCACCTCTACTCCTTCTCGTTCGAGCCCAACCCCAACTGGTCGCGCATGTACGCGCCCCAGCCCGAGATTTACGCGTACCTGAAGCACGTCGCCACCAAGTACGACCTGCTGCGCCACATCCGCTTTGGCGCCAACATCACGGCCTCGCGCTATGACGAAGCGCGCCAGGTCTGGGTCGTCAAGGCGGACGACGGCCGCGTGTTCGAAGCCGATGTGCTGGTCTCCGGCATGGGCGGACTGAGCAACCCGGCCATCCCCAGCATCAAGGGCCTGGACAGCTTCGAGGGCACCACCTTCCATTCCGCCACCTGGCGCCACGATTACGACCTGACGGGCAAGCGCGTGGCCGTGATCGGCAGCGGCGCCAGCGCCATCCAGTTCGTGCCGGCGATTGCCCCCAAGGTGGACCACCTCACCTACTTCCAGCGCACCCCGCCCTGGGTCGTGCCCAAGATGGACCGCCCCATCAAACCCGAAGAAAAGGCCGACTTCAACGCCAACCCCTGGCGCCAGAAGATCGCCCGCACCAAGCTGTACTGGACGCTGGAGATGCGCTTCCTGGCCTTCAAGTTCAAGCCCGAGTGGATGAAGCTGGTGGCAAAGGTGGGCAAGCACCGCATCAACAAGGCCATCAAGGATCCGGCCCTGCGCGCCAAGCTCACGCCCGACTACACGCCCGGCTGCAAGCGCCTGCTGATTTCCAACGAGTACTACCCTGCCCTGGCGCGCACCAATGTCGAGGTCGTCACCGAGGGCATCCAGGCCATCACGCCACGCGGCGTGCGCACGCAAGATGGCCGCGAGCACGAGGTGGACGCCATCATCTTCGGCACCGGCTTCAAGGTGCAGGACCCGATCCCGCCCAAGGCCGTGTTCGGCAAGGGTGGCGCCGATCTGGCCGAGGTGTGGAAGCAAGGCGCCGAGGCCTATATGGGCATCACCGTGGCAGGCTTCCCCAACTTCTTCATGCTGATGGGCCCCAACACGGGCCTGGGCCACAACTCCATGGTGTTCATGATCGAGTCGCAGGCGCATTACATCGTCGAGGCGCTCAAGACCATGAAAGAGCGCCGCATCAAGGCCCTGGAAGTCAAACCCCAGGCGCAGGCCCGCTTCGTGGCCGATGTGCAGGCCGACCTGAAGAAAACCGTGTGGAACTCCGGCTGCAAGAGCTGGTACATCGACGACAAGGGCCGCAACACGACGCTGTGGCCAGGGTTTACATTTGCCTACCGTTTGAAAACCCGCCGTTTCAACCTCAACCCCTACTTCACAGAGCGCGCATGA